The following is a genomic window from Amycolatopsis sp. BJA-103.
GCTCTTCGGTGGTCGGCGTACGCACCTTCACCAGGAGCGAGGCCGGGCCCGCGATGACGTGCGCCTCCACGACCTCCGGCAAAGCCTCCAGCGCGGCCTTGGTCGGCGGATCACCCATCCACGATCCCGCCTCGACCAGCACGAACGCCATCACCCCGCGACCGACCGCCGCCGGGTCGACGTCGACGGTGGTACGCCGGATGACGCCCTGTTCGCGCAGCTTGCGGACCCGCTCGTGCGCGGCGCCCGCGGACAGCCCGACGGCCTTGCCGAGCGCGGCATACGCCTGAGTCGCGTCCTGCTGCAACTCGGTGAGCAGTATGCGATCCATCTCATCCATGGGTTGACCATATCAAGTTCGGCAGTTCATGATGATTGCAATACTTGGTTCAGATCTCTGGGGTGAGCGTGGACAAGGTCAAAGCGCGTTTCGAGGTCCTCGACGAGCGGTTCGCGCGCGTCAACGGCGATGAGTGGCTCCACCGGCTGCACACCGGCTGCCGGTGGACCGAGGGACCCGCTTACTTCCCCGCCGGCCGGTACCTGGTCTTCAGCGACATCCCGAACGACCGCGTCCTGCGCTGGGACGAGACCACGGGCGCGGTCGGCGTGTTCCGCGAGCCCGCCGGATTCCACAACGGGCACACCGTCGACCGCCGGGGCAGGCTCGTCAGCTGCGAGCAGGGCGGCCGCCGGGTGACGCGCACGGAGCACGACGGCACGACCACCGTCCTCGCGGAGACCTACCAGGGGAAGAAGTTCAACAGCCCCAACGATGTCGTCGAGAGTTCGGACGGCGCGATCTGGTTCACCGACCCCAGCTACGGGATCGACAGCGACTACGAAGGCCATCGGGCCGAGAGCGAGATCGGTGCCTGTCACGTCTACCGCGCCGACCCGGTGGACGGCTCGGTGCGGATCGTCGCGGACGATTTCACGCGGCCGAACGGGCTGGCCTTCTCCCTCGACGAGTCGCTGCTCTACATCGTGGACACCCGGCAGGATCCCAGCCACATCAGGGTTTTCGCCGTGAACGACGGCGAACTTTCCGGTGGCGAGGTCTTCGCGACCTGCGACGCCGGCGTCTTCGACGGCGTCCGCCTCGACGCCGACGGCCGGATCTGGACCGCCGCGCACGACGGCCTGCACTGTTTCGCTCCCGACGGCACGCGGATCGGGAAGCTGCACGTGCCGGAGGTCTGTTCGAACCTGACCTTCGGCGGGCCGCGGCGGAACGATCTGTTCGTCACGGCGTCCAGCTCGGTCTACACGCTGCGGGTGAACTTCTCGGGACCGCGGTTCTCCTGAGGCCCTTTGATCAGCGCAGCAGGCCTTCCCGGATCGCCACCCGCACGAACCCGGCACGCCGCCGTTCCCCGGTCTTGTCCCGGATCCGGTCCAGATAGGACCGCACCGTCCGCACGCTGATGTTCAGGATCTCCGCCACGTCGACGTCCCGTTCACCGGCCGCGACCAGCCGCAGCACCTGCTTCTCCCGTTCGGACAGGACGATCTTGGGTCCGGCGTGGCGGTCTTCGCTGTCCTGGATGATCATCCCGGCCAGGGTCGGCGACACGTAGGCGTTGTCGTCGGCGATGGTGCGGATGGCGCGCAGGAGCTCGTCGCCGTCGACGTCCTTCGAGAGGAAACCCTTCGCCCCGGCTTGCATGGCTCCCAGCACCTCGGGCTGCTCGGCGTGCGCGGACACCACGAGCACCTTGTGTCCCATCTGCCCCACTTCGAGCACCGCGGCGGCGTCCTGGACACCGCGCAGCTTGAGGTCGAGGACGACGACGCTGCCCGGAGGCTGTTCCTGGACGGCGAACCGCGCGACGGAGTCGGCGACGGCGCCCAGCGCGATGTCGGGGGCTTCGGTGAGGACGCGCGCGACGGCGTCCCGGTACAACGGATGATCTTCGATCACCCCGACGTTGATGGGTGTGCTGCGTTTCGGCTGCTGCTCGTCTGCGTTCACCGGCGTCCTTCGAATCCGCCCGCGTCGTCGCGGGGCGCGACCGGCCGAGACGGGCCGGGCACCTCCGGCGGAGACGCGAGCCCGAGCTGGATGGCCTTGCGGACCAGACCGGCCCGCCTTCTCTCTCCGAGTTTGTCACGGATCCGGTCCAGGTAACCACGGACCGTCCGGACTCCGATACCCAGGATCCGGGCGATGTCGACGTCGCGTTCGCCCGCCGCGACCAGTCGCAGGACCTGCTTTTCCCGCGCCGACAACGCGATGTCCGGAGCCCGCACGGGACGGTCGGCGTTGTCCTTGATGATCATTCCGGCCACCACCGCGGAAACGTAGGCCCTGCCCTGCGCGACCGTCCTGATCGCGATCAGGAGTTCGTCGACGTCGACGTCCTTGGACAGGAATCCCTTGGCACCGGCCGCGATCGCGCCGAGCACCTGCTCGGATTCCGCCTGCGCGGACACCACGAGCACGTGATGTCCCAGTTCACAGACCTGGAGCACGGCCGCCGCGCCGGCGATCCCCGGCAGGCCGAGGTCGAGCAGCACCACGCTGCCGGGCGGCTGCGGATGGACGTGGAACCGGGCGACCGAATCGACCACGGCGCCCAGTTCGATCCCTTCGGCCTCGGTGAGGACCCGGACCACGGCATGCCGGTACAACGGATGATCCTCGATCACCGCGACGTCGACCCGGTCGGTCTCCGGCCTGTCTTCAGTCATCTGCACGTTCCCGCTCACCCCGTCCCACCTGCCGCGGACACCGCACGGCCCGCCTGCGCCGGATCCAGCGCGGGTCCGCGCGGGACCAGTGCCAGCAACCCATTCGGAACCGGTTGCCGTTCGGCTTGGCCGTATCCGAGTGAAGCGAGTGCCTCAGTGCTCGCCACCGGGTACTTCAGGCCCGTGTCGGTCACGACGTAGGCCGTGCCGGAACCGGATTCCGTCACCACCGCGCCTCCCGACGGAGGCACGAAAACCGCGTCGGCGACCAGCGCGTCCGTGCGCGCCGTCACCGGGATCGCCTTCGCACCTTGCGGCAAGGGGACCTGTGCGGAGATAACGATTCGAGAACCCTGTGCGCATAACGTCACGGACTGTCCGGTAACGGGCGCTTTTCGCGGGATGCGGTCCGGATACTCCGCGGGATCGGCCCCGCCCGTCCTCGCCGTGCCCACCTTCGGCACCGCGGCGACGTCGGCCGCGCGCACCGCGACGGGGGCCGGGACGCCGGTGTAGGCGTCCGCGTTCTGCGGCGTGTTGATCAGCAGGCTCGCCTCGGTCTGGCCGATCGGTTCGAGCCCTTCGGCGCGGACGAGGTAGTACGAAGTCGCGTCGTTGGGGGAAGCCATCGCGTCGATGACGCCGAGCACCGAACCGACCTTCGTCGCGGTGCCGCCGACCTTCGGGCCGGTCCGCCCGGCGTCCTCGACCGCGCGGTAGGCCAGATCGCGTCCGGCCGCGACGGTGCCGATCCACCGGGACGAAACCGCGATCGCCGGATAGGTGTCGAACTGCAACGCCGTGGCGGCTTCCGCGGTGAGCTTGTAGCGGCGTCCCGCGGTCACCAGATAGCGCTCTCCCTCGGGGACACGGACCACGACGGCCTGATCCCTCGGCAGGTCGACCCCGGAGGCCGGCGCGCCGAGAAGCACCGTCGTCTCCGGTTCGGACGAGGCGGGCGCGTCCTGGGTCGTCCGCGAACAGCTCGTCCACGGGGTCTTCAGCAGCGCGGCCGCCGCGGGCAGCGAATCGGGTGCGCCGGGAATGCCGACCTGCGCGCCGCGCGGCGCCTTCGCGAGCTTGTCCGCGGGGACGGTCACGGTGGCTTCGCCGTTGCCGCCCGCCATCAGCCGGGCGGAGGAGTAGTTGAGCACGGGGTGCAGCGCGCCGTCCTGGCCGAGGATGTAGCGCGCGCCGGTGCCCTCTTCGACGATCACCTTGCCGCCCGCCAGCCAGTCCTTACCGCCGGAGGGGTTCAGCAGGCCGATCACGCCGAAGACCGCGGTGATCAGCAAGGCCACACCGAGCCCGCACAGGGTTCCGATGACCAGCCTGCGGCTCGGGGCGACGGGATGGTTGGCGTCCGCCGAGACCAGTGCCGAAACCAGTCTCCTGCGGAGGAATTGGTAGGCCTGGATCTGGTCCCGCTGCGTCCACACGCTCCCGTACCCCGCCGTTCTTACCCACCCCGTTCGAGGGTGCTCACGTTAGGTTCCGACCTGCTCCACGGTGAGGGTAATTTTTACGCCCTCCCCCGCACGGGAGCCCACTACCGTCGTGCACGTGCACGGAGGAGGGGAATTCCTTGTCGGTTGACGCTCCAGCGGTGGGGACACCCCGCCCGGCCCCGGCTCGCGGCGGCCCCGCGGGCGCGGCGCCGTTGCCTTGGCTGCTGCCGATCCGGCCGCTGCAGGCGGCGCTGTGGGAGATCGCCGGGATCGCGATCCTGCTGGCCCTCACCGTCGACGGACTCCCCCAGGCCGCGTGGATCAGCATCCTCGCCGCGGCCGGCGTCCTCGTGCTGACGACGTCGGTCCGCTTCGCCGGACGCCACGCCGCGGGCTGGCTGCTCACGTGGGCCGGATACCGGCTGAAGCGCCGTGACAAGCACGAGATCCCCGACCCGCTGCACCGGCTCGCCGGTCCCGTCCGGGTGCGCCAGCACGTCGACCGAGCGGGCAACCGCTTCGGTGTCGCCGAGGTCCGCGACGGCTGGAGCGCCATCGTGCGGCTCAAGCCCGGCGCGATGTCACCCGGCCCGGACGCCTTGGTCGGCATTCTGCGCGAGGCCTACGCGAGTACCGGGATCCCGTTGTCCAGTGCGCAACTGCTGACCTGGACCGTCCCCAATGGACAGTCGGTGCTCCGGGTCCGCTGGCTCACCGTCCGGTACCGGCCCGAAGACGCGCCGATCGCGGCGCTCGCCCGCGGTGGCGGCGAACTCGGCGCGCTGCGGAGCACCGCCTGCGCGGCACTGTCGCTCATGGGCGCGCTGGCCGAAGCCGGTTTCGAAAGCACCGTGCTCGAAGCCGGTGAAGTGGCGGAGGAACTGCGCGTCGCGATCGGAAGCGGACAGGACGCGCCGGTGAACGGCTGGCGTTCGTGGGACTGGGGCGGCGCGTCGCAGGTCTGCTACCGGCCGCGGTCGGAACGGGATCTCGCGCGGACGCTGGATCTTCACGTGCCCGGCTCGGCGTTCACCGCGACTTCGTACACGCTGCACCGGACCCCCGGCGGACGGGAGAAGTCCGAAGTGACCATCCGGGTCGGCGGACGGCCGGGAGCGGAGACGGTCCGGCCGGACGGGATCGCGGTGACCCCGTTGCACGGACGGCACGCGGCGGCGGTCCGGCGGACCCTGCCGCTGGCCCTGGAGAACTGAGGGGACTGTCCGTGAAGGATTCCTTTCCTCTCTGAGGGTAGGGAAGGAATCCTTCACGGACGTAACGCAATTATTGAGGGGTAAGTCAAATGTGGCATGACCGAGCCTCTGCGGCGAAGGACTCCTTCGCTGGCTTCAAGGTTAAGAGGCAGCCTTCGTGGCGTGGTTCTGGACCGGCCTGCGGGCACCAGTCGTTCCCGAGTGTCCCGTGCGGACAGTCAGAGTGCGGCCGGTCCAGATCCGCGATGCCGAAGGCTCCCTTCACCGCATCGGACGCGGCGAAGGGAGCCTTCAGCCCGGCACGACCCACCCGCGAACACGACACGTTTGCCCTTCCCCTCAATAGTCCTCTGGATGCGGTGATTGCGTGTGGCAAGTACCGCATCCAGAGGACTAATTGCCTGGAGGGGCGGGGCTCTCAGCCCCGGACGGCCTCGTAGACCCCGGCGATCATGCCGACGAACGGGATCAGCGAGAGCAGCACCAGGAACTCGACGATGTCGAGAGTCCTTGCCCAGTAAGGAGAACGGCGTCCCTTCGCGACCCGCGTCGCGTACGTGAGGCAGACGGCCGCCGCGACGACGACCGCGCAGCCCGCGCCGAACACGAACGACCGCGGCCCGCCCGCGGCGAGCCAGAAACCGGCCGCGGCCAGGGCAGCCGCGCCGAAACCGATGAGCACGAGCCGCTGTGAGCGGCCGGCGAACGCGCGCGAGCGCAACATCAGCGCCAGCCCCAGCAGCGCGCACAGGCCCGCTTCCCAAGCCCCGCCTGAGGATGCAAGGACCACCGAAGCCGAGACCACGGTGAGCCCGAGCGCGACGAGCAGCCCGGTCAGCAACGCCTGCGCGTAGGTCGTCCCGCCGACCATGTCCTCGCCGAGCGAAGGGTTCTCGTCGGCGCGGAACGCGTCCATGTCGTCGGGCACGCGGGGCAGCGGCAGCCTGCCGAGCCGCAGCGCCATCATCGGCGCCACCGCGGCCAGCCCCGTCGCCACGACGGCGACCACGGCGGCCGCCGAAACCGCGCGCACGTCGGCCAGCAGGACGATGGCGGTGGTGATCGCGCCGAGTCCGGCCGAGACGGTCACCGCGACGAACCACGGCAGCCGGTCCGCCACCGAAACGGCCGCGATCACGCCGTACACGGTCACCACGGCGAGCCCGGCGGCCAGCGGTCCCGCCGACAAGGAGAACAACGGATGCGGCGGCAGGATCGACATCCCGGCCAGCAGCGCAGCGCCGACCCCGGCGAGCGCGCCGGCGGCACCGGCCTCCGCGTCGCCGTACGCGCGGCTCAGCGCGCCACCGCCCAGTACCAGCACGAGCGCCAGCAGCCCGGTCCCGATCGGCGCCAGCACACTGCCCGACGCCGCCGCCTGCACCAGCAGGCCACCGGCGAGCAGCAGCACCACCGACGCGACGATGCCCGCCTTGCGCGCGATCCCCGGTCCCCACCGGCCGGAGCCCGACTCGGCGACACTGGCGATCGAATCGACGACGTCGTCGAACA
Proteins encoded in this region:
- a CDS encoding Lrp/AsnC family transcriptional regulator; its protein translation is MDEMDRILLTELQQDATQAYAALGKAVGLSAGAAHERVRKLREQGVIRRTTVDVDPAAVGRGVMAFVLVEAGSWMGDPPTKAALEALPEVVEAHVIAGPASLLVKVRTPTTEELQASLRRLYAIEGVTGTQTIVVLESFFERSVDAKGDDSPARPSPPEPSR
- a CDS encoding SMP-30/gluconolactonase/LRE family protein, producing the protein MDKVKARFEVLDERFARVNGDEWLHRLHTGCRWTEGPAYFPAGRYLVFSDIPNDRVLRWDETTGAVGVFREPAGFHNGHTVDRRGRLVSCEQGGRRVTRTEHDGTTTVLAETYQGKKFNSPNDVVESSDGAIWFTDPSYGIDSDYEGHRAESEIGACHVYRADPVDGSVRIVADDFTRPNGLAFSLDESLLYIVDTRQDPSHIRVFAVNDGELSGGEVFATCDAGVFDGVRLDADGRIWTAAHDGLHCFAPDGTRIGKLHVPEVCSNLTFGGPRRNDLFVTASSSVYTLRVNFSGPRFS
- a CDS encoding response regulator; the protein is MNADEQQPKRSTPINVGVIEDHPLYRDAVARVLTEAPDIALGAVADSVARFAVQEQPPGSVVVLDLKLRGVQDAAAVLEVGQMGHKVLVVSAHAEQPEVLGAMQAGAKGFLSKDVDGDELLRAIRTIADDNAYVSPTLAGMIIQDSEDRHAGPKIVLSEREKQVLRLVAAGERDVDVAEILNISVRTVRSYLDRIRDKTGERRRAGFVRVAIREGLLR
- a CDS encoding response regulator transcription factor, yielding MTEDRPETDRVDVAVIEDHPLYRHAVVRVLTEAEGIELGAVVDSVARFHVHPQPPGSVVLLDLGLPGIAGAAAVLQVCELGHHVLVVSAQAESEQVLGAIAAGAKGFLSKDVDVDELLIAIRTVAQGRAYVSAVVAGMIIKDNADRPVRAPDIALSAREKQVLRLVAAGERDVDIARILGIGVRTVRGYLDRIRDKLGERRRAGLVRKAIQLGLASPPEVPGPSRPVAPRDDAGGFEGRR
- the eccB gene encoding type VII secretion protein EccB, translated to MWTQRDQIQAYQFLRRRLVSALVSADANHPVAPSRRLVIGTLCGLGVALLITAVFGVIGLLNPSGGKDWLAGGKVIVEEGTGARYILGQDGALHPVLNYSSARLMAGGNGEATVTVPADKLAKAPRGAQVGIPGAPDSLPAAAALLKTPWTSCSRTTQDAPASSEPETTVLLGAPASGVDLPRDQAVVVRVPEGERYLVTAGRRYKLTAEAATALQFDTYPAIAVSSRWIGTVAAGRDLAYRAVEDAGRTGPKVGGTATKVGSVLGVIDAMASPNDATSYYLVRAEGLEPIGQTEASLLINTPQNADAYTGVPAPVAVRAADVAAVPKVGTARTGGADPAEYPDRIPRKAPVTGQSVTLCAQGSRIVISAQVPLPQGAKAIPVTARTDALVADAVFVPPSGGAVVTESGSGTAYVVTDTGLKYPVASTEALASLGYGQAERQPVPNGLLALVPRGPALDPAQAGRAVSAAGGTG
- a CDS encoding type VII secretion protein EccE, which translates into the protein MGTPRPAPARGGPAGAAPLPWLLPIRPLQAALWEIAGIAILLALTVDGLPQAAWISILAAAGVLVLTTSVRFAGRHAAGWLLTWAGYRLKRRDKHEIPDPLHRLAGPVRVRQHVDRAGNRFGVAEVRDGWSAIVRLKPGAMSPGPDALVGILREAYASTGIPLSSAQLLTWTVPNGQSVLRVRWLTVRYRPEDAPIAALARGGGELGALRSTACAALSLMGALAEAGFESTVLEAGEVAEELRVAIGSGQDAPVNGWRSWDWGGASQVCYRPRSERDLARTLDLHVPGSAFTATSYTLHRTPGGREKSEVTIRVGGRPGAETVRPDGIAVTPLHGRHAAAVRRTLPLALEN
- the eccD gene encoding type VII secretion integral membrane protein EccD encodes the protein MTAAIAGSTRRVTVVTPRARVDVALPQQSTFAELVPQLVRLAGASGQASAEHPGWVLSRLGGAPLALGLTVAAAQVRDGEVLHLTPRERPRGPLLFDDVVDSIASVAESGSGRWGPGIARKAGIVASVVLLLAGGLLVQAAASGSVLAPIGTGLLALVLVLGGGALSRAYGDAEAGAAGALAGVGAALLAGMSILPPHPLFSLSAGPLAAGLAVVTVYGVIAAVSVADRLPWFVAVTVSAGLGAITTAIVLLADVRAVSAAAVVAVVATGLAAVAPMMALRLGRLPLPRVPDDMDAFRADENPSLGEDMVGGTTYAQALLTGLLVALGLTVVSASVVLASSGGAWEAGLCALLGLALMLRSRAFAGRSQRLVLIGFGAAALAAAGFWLAAGGPRSFVFGAGCAVVVAAAVCLTYATRVAKGRRSPYWARTLDIVEFLVLLSLIPFVGMIAGVYEAVRG